The Catenulispora sp. MAP5-51 nucleotide sequence TGGGCGTCGCCGACGTGGTGGCCGACGTCGTGGAGACCGGGACCACGCTGCGGCACGCCGGGCTGGAGGTGTTCGGCGACCCGATCCTGACCTCCGAGGCGCAGCTGATCCGGCGGGTCGGGGCCGAGGAGAGCCCTGCGGTCGAGCAGTTCCTGCGGCGGCTCAAGGGTGTGATCACGGCGCGTGAGTACGTGCTGATGGACTACGACATCCGGGCCGAGAACGTGGACCGAGCGGTCCAGGTCACCCCGGGCATCGAGTCGCCGACCGTGTCGCCGCTGCATGACAAGGGCTGGGTCGCCGTGCGTTCGATGGTCCAGCGCAGCGAGGCCCAGCGGATGATGGACGACTTGTGGGATCTGGGTGCGAGGGGAATCCTCGTCACCGATATCCTCGCGTGTCGGCTATAGACGTCAGGGTTCGGCGAGCCCGGGATGGAACGGACCAGCGTGCAGGTGACGGACAATCACGATCACGACCGCCAGACCCCCGGCCCGCTCGACCCCTACAACCTCCCGGTTCCCGATCACGTCCCGCCGCTGCCGGCGACGTTCCGGCCGCGGCGCACCCGCGTGGCGGTCGTGGCGGTGTCCACGGCGCTGATCGTGACCCTGGTCGTGGTCTCGCTGATACTGCCCGACACCGGCTCCACCGCCTGGTCGGTCCCCGAGCGGGTGGGCTTCGCGGCCATCGGCCCGATCATCTCCGCGGGCCTGTACCTGCTGGCGCGCCCGAAGATCGTCGCGGATGAGACGGGCCTGACGGTGGTCAACACCGTGCGCACGCAGCATCTGGAGTGGGCCGAGATCGTGCGGGTGAACATGCGGCCCGGCGACCCGTGGGTCCTGCTGGACCTGGACAGCGGCGAGGTGCTGCCGGCGATGGGGATCCAGGCCTCCGGCGGGAAGGCGGCGCGCAAGGCCGCCGGGGAGCTGCGGGCGCTGGTGGACGAGCACACGGTGACCGAGCGGGACGACTAGCCGGCGACCGACGCCCAGCGGAAACGACTGAGGCGCCGGAAACGACTGAAGCGCCAGAACCAACGGAAACGACTGAAGCGCCGGAACCGCCAGAAACGACGGAAACACAAGAGCGCCGCAGCGACAGGCTGCGGCGCTCTTCCTATTTGCTGAGCGGAGCGGAGCGACGCTAAGCCGCGCCCAGCGAAGCCGTCGCCAGCTTCAGCGCGAACCCCAGGAACAGCGACCCGATCCCGCCGGTCATCGACGCCGCCAGCCGCTTGCGCCGTCGGAACGCGGTCGCGAGCCGGTGGCCGGTGAAGATCAGCACGCTCAGATACCCGGCCGAGAACAGCATCACTATCGTCGACAGCAGCGCGAAGGCCTCCGTCGGGTGTGCCGCGTGCGGGCTCACGAACTGGGTCAGGAACGCCAGGTCGAACAGGATCGCCTTCGGGTTCAGCAGGCTGACCACCAGCGCGCGCCGGAACGGCCGCTCGGCGGCCTCCACCGCCTCGGCCATCGCGGCGGCCTCGGCCGCGTCGGCGGCCGGGGCCGCGGCGCGCTGCCGCCAGGCCTTCCAGGCCGCGCGCAGCATTCCGAAGCCGAGCCAGGCCAGGTAGCCCGCGCCGAGGAACTTCACCACGTCGAACGTCGCTGGGGAGCGCTTCAGCATCGACGCCGCGCCGGCGGCGGTCAGGGTCAGGAGCACCGCGTCGCCGAGGAACACGCCGGAGGCGGCGCGATAGCCGGTGCGCACTCCCTTGCGCGCGCCGACGGTCAGCACGTACAGCGAGTTGGGCCCCGGCAGCAGCACTATCAGCAGGGCGCCGAGCACGAAGGTCGGCAGATCAACAGTCCCGAGCATGCCGAGACTGTCTCATACGGCACCCACGTTCTGTACAGGGGTGTCACTGCTCGGACCGCGCTGCGCCTATTACCGCTTGTAGTTCGCGAACGGATCCTGCCCCGGCGCCTCGCCGCCGTCCTCGGGATGCTCCGCCGCGTGCTCCTCCCGCAGCACCCGCCGCAGGACCTTGCCGATCATGTTGCGCGGCAGGTCGTCGCGGAAGGAGATGAGCTTGGGCACCTTGTAGGGCGCCAGGTGCTGGTGCGCGAAGACGTCGAGTTCCTCGGCGGTGGCCGACATCCCCTCCGCGAGCTGGATCACCGCCTTCACCGTCTCCCCGCGGTACGGGTCCGGGACGCCGATCACCGCCGCGTCGTAGACGGCCGGGTGCTCGCGCAGCACGTCCTCGATCTCCGAGGGGTAGATGGAGAAGCCGGAGGCGATGACCACGTCGCGCTTGCGGTCGATCAGCGTCACGTAGCCGTCCGGCGACATCACCCCGATGTCGCCGGTGTACAGCCAGCCGTTGCGCAGCGCCAGCCTGGTCTCGTCCTCCTGGTTCCAGTAGCCCTGGAACAGCTGCGGCCCGTACACCACCAGCTCCCCGGCCGCGCCGATCGGCAGCACGCGGTCCTGGCGGAACTCGTCGACGATCTTCACGTGGGTGTTCGGCAGCGGCAGCCCGATGGTGCCGGGCCGGGAGTTGGCGTTCAGCGGGTTGGCCAGGGTCACCGGGGAGGACTCGGTCATGCCGTAGCCCTCGGCGAGCCGGCCGCCGGTCGCCTTCTGGAAGGCGTCGATCGTGTCCACCGGCAGCCGCATGGCCCCGGAGATGCAGGTCCGGATCGAGCGCAGGTCGTACTTGCCGATCTTGGGGTGCTCCAGCAGCTTGGAATAGATCGGCGGCACGCCGGGGAACACAGTGGGCCGCTCGTGCTTGACCGCGTCCAGCACCAGCTCCGGGTCGAACGTCGGCAGCAGGACCAGTGTCCCGGCCAGCAGCACGCCGGTGACCACGCACAGCATCAGCCCGTAGACGTGGAACAGCGGCAGCACGCACAGCACCGACTCCCGGCCCACCTGCGCGCCCTGGTCCCAGGCCTGCACCTGGTGCGAGTTGGCGACCAGGTTGCGGTGGGTGAGCATGGCGCCCTTGGGCCGTCCGGTGGTGCCGCCGGTGTACTGCAGCACCGCCAGATCGGTCGCCGGATCCACCGGTTCCTGCCCGACCGGGCCCGGCGAGGTCTCCATCAGCTCGGTGTACGGCACCGCGCGCGCCCCCGGCGGCAGCGGCGTGATCAGCCGCTCGCGCTTCTCCCGGGCCGCGCCCAGTGGCAAGTCCAGAAGCTTGCGCTTGAGCGAGGGCAGGAAGTCGGCCAGGCAGACCGAGACCACGTGCTCCACCGCGGTGCCCGGCCGCGCGGCGTCCAGGGTGGCGTAGGCGCCGTCGAAGACGATCGCCACCTTCGCGCCGGAGTCGGTGAGCTGGTGCCGCAGCTCGGAGTCGGTGTACAGCGGGTTGCAGGCGACCATCACCGCGCCGAGGCGGGTGATCGCGAAGAAGGCGGTGACGGCGGCCGGGCAGTTCGGCAGCACCAGCGCGACCCGGTCGCCCTTGGCCACGCCCATCGCCCGCAGCGCGCCGGCCAGCCGGTCGACGTCCCGGCGCAGCTGCTTGTAGCTGGTCTTGCGGCCGAAGAAGACCAGGGCGGCGCGGTCCGGGAAGGCGTCGGCGGCGTCGTCGAGGAGCCTGGTCACCGGGACGTCGGGGACGGTGACGTCGGTGGGCACACCCGCTGCGTAGAACCGCAGCCATGGCCGTTCCGCATAGGGATCGGGCACGGCGGTAGACGGGTCGGTCTGGCTCACAAGCGGAGTCAAACATGTATTGAGATGGTTGTCAGTAGAAGCTTTGGACACAAGATCGCAAAATCACTTGTTCACGAACTTCTTTTCGACTCTTCATCCGGGGGGTGCGAGCGCTACAGTCCGAAGGATGCGCTACATCATCATCGGCGCCGGCGCGGTCGGCGGCAGCATCGGCGGCCGCCTGGCCGAATCGGGGCGGGACGTGGTCCTGGTCGCGCGGGGGGCGCACCTGGAGGCCTTGAAGCGGGACGGGCTGCGGCTGCTCACCCCGGACGCCGACCTGCGGCTGCCGATCCCGGCCGTCTCCGGTCCGGAGGAGCTCGGCGAGCTGCGGCGCGACGATGTGCTCGTGCTGTGCGTGAAGTCGCAGGACACCGCGAGCACCCTGAATCTGTGGGCGCGCTCCCCGGTCGCCGGCGGCGGCACGGCCGCCGAGTTGCTGCCCGTGGTCTGCGCGCAGAACGGCGTCGAGAACGAGCGCACGGCGCTGCGCCTGTTCCAGAACGTGTACGGGCTCTGCGTGTGGCTGCCCTCGGTGCACCTGGAGCCCGGGGTGGTCGCGGCCAACTGCGCGCCGCAGTCCGGCATCCTCACCGTCGGCCGCTACCCCGACGGCGTCGACGACGTCATCAAGCAGATCGGCCACGACCTCGGCGAGAGCCGCTTCGACGCGCCGGTGGTCGACGACGTGATGCGCTGGAAGTACGGCAAGCTGCTGAACAACCTGGGCAACGCCTTCGACGCGGTCGGCGACCTGAGCGCGGACGAGCCGCTGGCCGAGCGCCTGGTCGCGACCGCGCGCGAGGAGGGCATCAGGGCCCTGAACGCCGCCGGCATCCCCTTCGTCGGCACGGCCGAGCGCCGCGCGGTCCAGGGCGGGCGCATGGACTTCGCCGAGGTCCCCGGCGCGCCGCGCGGCGGCGGCTCCAGCTGGCAGAGCCTGGCCCGCGGCACCGGCTCGATCGAGACGGACTATCTGTCCGGCGAGATCTCGCTGATCGGCCGCATGCACGGCGTCCCCACGCCGGTCAACGCGCTGATGCAGCGGCTGAGCGCGCGCTTCGCCGCGGAGGGGCGGGCTCCGGGGAGCCTGCCGATCGCGGAGCTGGCGGAACTGGTGGAGCAGGCGCTGGAGTCCGCGGGCTGACCGTCGTCGGGTGGGGCGGGCTACTTCCGCCCCACCACGATCGCCGACCCGTGTCCGAACAATCCCTGATTCACGGCGACCCCGACCCGGGCCCGCTCCACCTGCCGCGCGCCGGCATCGCCGCGCAGCTGCCAGGTCAGCTCGCAGACCTGCGCGATGGCCTGTGCCGGAATCGCTTCACCGAACGAGCTCAGGCCGCCGCTGGTGTTGACCGGGACGCGGCCGCCGAGCGCGGTCGCGCCCTCGTGCAGCAGCTTCTCGGCGTCGCCGGGGGCGCACAGGCCGATCTCCTCGTACCAGTCCAGCTCCATCGCGGTCGTCAGGTCGTAGACCTCCGCGAGGTCCACGTCCTCTGGACCGATGCCCGCCGCCTCGTACGCGGCGTGCGCCAGCGACTCGCGGAAGGTGCGGGTCGCGGGTGCGGCGGTCGCCGTGGAGTTAGAGGCCATGGAGTCGGAGGCCAGATACGGGAAGTCCGGGACGGTTCGCGGGTAGGTTGGCGTGGGTGCCGAGACGGCGCGGATGCGCACCGCGTCCTTGTTCAGGCGGCGGGCGTAGTCCTCGGACGTCAACACGACCGCCGCGGCGCCGTCACTGGTGGCGCAGATTTGCAGCAGGCGCAGGGGGTCGCTGACCATCGGGGAGTTCAGGACCGTCTCGGCGTCGACCTCCGCGCGGAAGCGCGCGTTCGGGTTCAGGGCGCCGGCGCGGGCGTTCTTCACCTTCACCGCCGCGAAGTCGGCCTCGGTCGAGCCGCGCAGGGCCATGCGGCGGCGGGCGTAGAGGCCGAAGTACGCCGGGTTCGTCGCGCCGAGCAGGCGGAAGCGGAGCCAGTCCGGGTCGTCGGGGCGCTCGCCCCCGACCGGGGCGAAGAAACCCTTGGGGGTGGTGTCCGCGCCGACCACCAGGACCACGTCGGCCAGGCCGGCCAGGATGTGCGCGCGGGCGGTGGACAGCGCCTGCGCGCCGGTCGCGCACGCCGCGTAGCAGCTCGCCACCGGTGCGCCGTGCCAGCCCAGGGCCTGGGACAGGGCCGAGCCGGCGACGAAGCCCGGGTAGCCGTTGCGGATCGTCTCGCCGCCGACCACCAGCTGGACGTCGCGCCAGCCGATACCGGCGTCGGCCAGGGCGGCGCGCGCCGCGGCCGAGCCGTATCCGATGAA carries:
- a CDS encoding lipid-transfer protein, encoding MSRTDSVAVAGVGMHPWGAWGKPFIGYGSAAARAALADAGIGWRDVQLVVGGETIRNGYPGFVAGSALSQALGWHGAPVASCYAACATGAQALSTARAHILAGLADVVLVVGADTTPKGFFAPVGGERPDDPDWLRFRLLGATNPAYFGLYARRRMALRGSTEADFAAVKVKNARAGALNPNARFRAEVDAETVLNSPMVSDPLRLLQICATSDGAAAVVLTSEDYARRLNKDAVRIRAVSAPTPTYPRTVPDFPYLASDSMASNSTATAAPATRTFRESLAHAAYEAAGIGPEDVDLAEVYDLTTAMELDWYEEIGLCAPGDAEKLLHEGATALGGRVPVNTSGGLSSFGEAIPAQAIAQVCELTWQLRGDAGARQVERARVGVAVNQGLFGHGSAIVVGRK
- a CDS encoding AMP-binding protein, translated to MSQTDPSTAVPDPYAERPWLRFYAAGVPTDVTVPDVPVTRLLDDAADAFPDRAALVFFGRKTSYKQLRRDVDRLAGALRAMGVAKGDRVALVLPNCPAAVTAFFAITRLGAVMVACNPLYTDSELRHQLTDSGAKVAIVFDGAYATLDAARPGTAVEHVVSVCLADFLPSLKRKLLDLPLGAAREKRERLITPLPPGARAVPYTELMETSPGPVGQEPVDPATDLAVLQYTGGTTGRPKGAMLTHRNLVANSHQVQAWDQGAQVGRESVLCVLPLFHVYGLMLCVVTGVLLAGTLVLLPTFDPELVLDAVKHERPTVFPGVPPIYSKLLEHPKIGKYDLRSIRTCISGAMRLPVDTIDAFQKATGGRLAEGYGMTESSPVTLANPLNANSRPGTIGLPLPNTHVKIVDEFRQDRVLPIGAAGELVVYGPQLFQGYWNQEDETRLALRNGWLYTGDIGVMSPDGYVTLIDRKRDVVIASGFSIYPSEIEDVLREHPAVYDAAVIGVPDPYRGETVKAVIQLAEGMSATAEELDVFAHQHLAPYKVPKLISFRDDLPRNMIGKVLRRVLREEHAAEHPEDGGEAPGQDPFANYKR
- a CDS encoding PH domain-containing protein yields the protein MERTSVQVTDNHDHDRQTPGPLDPYNLPVPDHVPPLPATFRPRRTRVAVVAVSTALIVTLVVVSLILPDTGSTAWSVPERVGFAAIGPIISAGLYLLARPKIVADETGLTVVNTVRTQHLEWAEIVRVNMRPGDPWVLLDLDSGEVLPAMGIQASGGKAARKAAGELRALVDEHTVTERDD
- a CDS encoding ketopantoate reductase family protein; the encoded protein is MRYIIIGAGAVGGSIGGRLAESGRDVVLVARGAHLEALKRDGLRLLTPDADLRLPIPAVSGPEELGELRRDDVLVLCVKSQDTASTLNLWARSPVAGGGTAAELLPVVCAQNGVENERTALRLFQNVYGLCVWLPSVHLEPGVVAANCAPQSGILTVGRYPDGVDDVIKQIGHDLGESRFDAPVVDDVMRWKYGKLLNNLGNAFDAVGDLSADEPLAERLVATAREEGIRALNAAGIPFVGTAERRAVQGGRMDFAEVPGAPRGGGSSWQSLARGTGSIETDYLSGEISLIGRMHGVPTPVNALMQRLSARFAAEGRAPGSLPIAELAELVEQALESAG
- the leuE gene encoding leucine efflux protein LeuE, with amino-acid sequence MLGTVDLPTFVLGALLIVLLPGPNSLYVLTVGARKGVRTGYRAASGVFLGDAVLLTLTAAGAASMLKRSPATFDVVKFLGAGYLAWLGFGMLRAAWKAWRQRAAAPAADAAEAAAMAEAVEAAERPFRRALVVSLLNPKAILFDLAFLTQFVSPHAAHPTEAFALLSTIVMLFSAGYLSVLIFTGHRLATAFRRRKRLAASMTGGIGSLFLGFALKLATASLGAA